A region from the Agrobacterium cucumeris genome encodes:
- a CDS encoding carph-isopro domain-containing protein: MDTSPTLTIAEIISRAGGPKAIADASRLTADPFSKDAVYKWAKGGIPDRHWPIIIALTNLEVSAIYSANLATRGNVYPQLFHEAAE; the protein is encoded by the coding sequence ATGGACACGTCACCGACTCTCACAATTGCTGAAATCATCAGCCGCGCTGGCGGACCCAAGGCAATTGCGGACGCAAGCCGGTTGACTGCCGACCCCTTCTCAAAGGATGCGGTCTACAAGTGGGCGAAAGGTGGGATTCCAGATCGCCATTGGCCAATCATTATCGCGCTTACAAATCTGGAAGTTTCGGCGATCTATTCCGCAAATCTTGCGACAAGAGGCAACGTATATCCGCAGCTTTTCCATGAGGCAGCAGAATGA